One Lactobacillus sp. CBA3606 DNA segment encodes these proteins:
- a CDS encoding GTP pyrophosphokinase family protein: protein MSKANPQSDAANQLLPAAPELLQAVDQLKAYSLRYEVAMKLVLDKLDYISREYELRYGYALIDSEQSRIKSPESIIGKVKRKQLPLTLATVFDNLHDIAGIRLIVRFLSDIKIVEDLLATQADIKVLRVKDYVHHPKANGYQSLHLILGVPVYTVDGPNIIEVELQIRTIAMNFWASLEHELNYKKNVPEQATLQRALTKKARLITRLDQEMDDIKTRMYDQDPK, encoded by the coding sequence GTGAGTAAAGCAAATCCTCAGTCGGATGCGGCCAATCAATTATTACCCGCCGCTCCCGAATTATTACAAGCAGTTGACCAGCTGAAGGCGTATTCGTTACGGTATGAAGTCGCGATGAAGCTTGTTTTAGATAAGTTAGACTATATTAGTCGTGAGTATGAACTACGCTATGGCTATGCGTTGATTGATAGTGAACAGTCCCGCATCAAGTCGCCGGAAAGTATCATCGGTAAGGTCAAACGTAAGCAGTTACCGTTAACGCTGGCAACGGTGTTTGATAATTTACATGATATTGCTGGGATTCGGTTAATCGTTCGATTTTTGAGCGACATTAAAATCGTCGAAGACTTATTGGCGACCCAAGCGGATATTAAAGTGTTACGCGTCAAAGATTATGTGCATCACCCGAAGGCGAATGGCTATCAAAGCCTACATTTGATTTTGGGCGTCCCAGTGTATACCGTCGATGGCCCGAATATTATTGAAGTCGAATTGCAGATTCGGACGATTGCGATGAATTTCTGGGCGTCGTTAGAACATGAACTGAACTATAAAAAGAATGTGCCTGAACAAGCGACCTTACAGCGGGCCTTGACTAAAAAGGCTCGGTTAATTACTCGTTTAGATCAAGAAATGGATGATATTAAGACTCGGATGTATGATCAAGATCCTAAGTAA